The Prionailurus bengalensis isolate Pbe53 chromosome D2, Fcat_Pben_1.1_paternal_pri, whole genome shotgun sequence genome window below encodes:
- the PDZD7 gene encoding PDZ domain-containing protein 7 isoform X2, which produces MAHSFAVGFDPLGLGDLSSGSLSSLSSRGHLGSDSGSATRYLLRKQQQRLLNGPPRGIRASSPMGRVILINSPIEANSDESDIIHAVRVEKSPAGRLGFSVRGGSEHGLGIFVSKVEEGSSAERAGLCVGDKITEVNGLSLESTTMGSAVKVLTGSSRLHMMVRRMGRVPGIKFSKEKTTWVDVVNRRLVVEKCRSTPSDSGSEDGVRRIVHLYTTSDDFCLGFNIRGGKEFGLGIYVSKVDHGGLAEENGIKVGDQVLAANGVRFDDISHSQAVEVLKGQTHIMLTIKETGRYPAYKEMVSEYCWLDRLSNGVLQQLSPASESSSSVSSYASSAPYSSAEGSGSLPSDRMDVCLGPEEPGGRGPGWGRADTAMQTEPDVGGRVETWCSVRPTVILRDTAIRSDGPRPARRLDSALSESPKTALLLALSRPRPPITRSQSHLTLWEEKRQRKKEKLGSPGEKGALQRSKTLMNLFFKGGRQGRLAGDGHREAWTLDRGTPAKPRPRLDPEKGAVGPVQKFVTWRLRRERERGRALLSARSGSPSGQLPDVDERVQAWESRRPLIQDLARRLLTDDEVLAVTRHCSRYVHEGGVEDLVRPLLAILDRPAKLLLLRDIRSVVAPTDLGRFDSMVMPVELEAFEALKSRAVWPPALRPAQQDAPPKRHLITPVPAVEVSICCL; this is translated from the exons ATGGCGCACAGTTTTGCGGTGGGCTTCGACCCACTGGGCCTTGGAGACCTAAGCTCGGGCTCTCTGAGCTCCCTCTCCTCCCGAGGCCACCTGGGCAGCGACTCGGGCTCCGCAACGCGATACCTGctgaggaagcagcagcagcggcTGTTGAATGGGCCCCCCCGCGGAATCCGAGCCTCATCGCCCATGGGCCGTGTCATCCTCATCAACTCTCCCATcgaag CCAACAGTGATGAGAGCGACATCATCCATGCAGTCCGGGTGGAGAAGAGTCCAGCAGGGAGACTGGGTTTCAGTGTGCGGGGCGGCTCGGAGCATGGCCTGGGCATCTTCGTCAgcaaggtggaggaggggagcagtGCAG AGCGGGCCGGCCTGTGCGTGGGGGACAAGATCACGGAGGTGAATGGGCTGAGCCTGGAGAGCACCACCATGGGCAGCGCCGTGAAGGTGCTGACTGGCAGCAGCCGCCTGCACATGATGGTGAGGCGCATGGGCCGAGTGCCGGGCATCAAATTCTCCAAAGAGAAGACCACGTG GGTGGATGTGGTGAACCGGCGGCTGGTGGTGGAGAAGTGCCGATCAACGCCGTCTGACAGCGGCTCGGAGGATGGCGTGCGGCGCATCGTCCACCTGTACACCACGTCAGACGACTTCTGTCTGGGCTTCAACATCCGCGGGGGCAAGGAGTTCGGCCTGGGCATCTATGTGTCCAA AGTGGACCACGGTGGGCTGGCCGAGGAGAATGGCATCAAGGTGGGGGACCAGGTCCTGGCGGCCAACGGCGTCAGGTTCGACGACATCAGCCACAGCCAGGCCGTGGAGGTGCTGAAGGGCCAAACACACATCATGCTGACCATCAag GAGACTGGCCGGTACCCTGCCTACAAAGAGATGGTTTCTGAGTACTGTTGGCTGGACCGAT TGAGCAACGGGGTGCTACAGCAGCTGTCCCCGGCCTCTGAGAGCAGCTCCAGCGTCTCCTCCTATGCCTCCAGTGCCCCCTACAGCTCGGCCGAGGGCTCGGGCTCCCTGCCCTCCGACCGCATGGATGTCTGCCTGGGGCCTGAGGAGCCGGGCGGTcgggggccaggctgggggcgggCGGACACAGCCATGCagacggagcccgatgtggggggcCGCGTGGAGACCTGGTGCAGCGTGAGGCCCACCGTCATCCTCAGGGACACAGCCATCCGCTCCGATGGGCCCCGGCCTGCCCGCCGCCTCGATTCTGCACTCTCGGAGTCCCCCAAGACTGCCCTGTTGCTGGCCCTGAGCCGACCCCGGCCCCCCATCACAAGATCCCAGAGCCACCTGACCTTGTGGG aggagaagaggcagaggaagaaggagaagttGGGGTctcctggggagaagggagcCCTGCAGCGCTCCAAGACACTGATGAACCTCTTCTTCAAGGGAGGGCGGCAGGGGCGGCTGGCAGGGGACGGGCACAGAGAGGCCTGGACGCTGGACAGAGGGACCCCGGCCAAGCCCCGCCCTCGCCTGGACCCGGAGAAAG GGGCAGTGGGGCCCGTGCAGAAGTTTGTCACATGGAGACTGAGACGCG AGCGGGAGAGGGGCCGGGCCCTGCTCTCTGCCAGGTCTGGGAGCCCCTCTGGCCAGCTGCCTGATGTGGATGAGCGGGTGCAAGCCTGGGAGAGCCGACGGCCCCTAATTCAGGACCTGGCCCGACGGCTGCTGACTGACGACGAGGTGCTGGCAGTCACCCGCCACTGCTCCCGG TATGTGCACGAGGGCGGTGTAGAGGACCTGGTGAGGCCCCTGCTGGCCATTCTGGACAGGCCCGCAAAGTTGCTACTACTGAGGGACATCAG GAGTGTGGTGGCCCCCACGGACCTGGGCCGCTTTGACAGCATGGTGATGCCCGTGGAGCTGGAGGCTTTTGAGGCCCTTAAGAGCCGGGCAG TGTGGCCTCCTGCCTTGAGACCAGCCCAGCAAGACGCACCTCCCAAGCGTCACCTCATCACGCCCGTGCCTG